One Sphingobacteriales bacterium DNA segment encodes these proteins:
- a CDS encoding TonB-dependent receptor, which yields MFIFCLPTKAQNTSSDKHASDTSKMLNEVVISGNRFAEERRNLPQQILRIDATEVKNTNAPTAAELLTASGKVFVQKSQLGGGSPVLRGFEASRVLLVLDGVRLNNAIYRAGHLQNVLRIDQNQLDRIEVVYGPSSVAYGSDALGGVLHFITRRPALNQNDGLKLNGQAYARYGTAANELTVNANFNYGAKKWAGITSATVSSFDDLRQGKNANFLYKNANDSLWACYDYAARINDVDTTLINDDPLRQIASGYKQYNFTQKFRIQANEQISHNFQVYYSTTNNIPRYDRLSERKGGLPRRAVWYYGPEKALLANYQFRAVQVGFADETAFTLSYQNIKESRHDRNFNSSFQNNRNENVKVIFADADAKKTLGTHTLSFGLEAAWNDVRSTANKVHVKTGEVQPQSTRYPSGGSQYTSAAAYAFDHWRLSDNWRLQGGLRYTITQIKANFDDTTFYKLDVGEVKQNNGALSGSLGLVYNTQNGWHIAGLFSTGFRVPNIDDMGKVFDSEPGAVVVPNPDIKPEYTKNFELNLRKTINNKFDVEVVGFYTLLTNAINTAPFTFNGQDSIMYDDVMSVVTANQNAQKGYVYGTSWALAWQFADQWRFNTMLSTTYGRVKRKEATDFVPLDHVAPLFGKTEISWNTRDKKLNTAFYMLYNGWKHIEDYNPYGEDNEESATAEGMPAWMTFNLRASYQLLKALELQVGIENLLDTRYRHFASGISAPGRNIVVCLRTDF from the coding sequence TTGTTTATTTTTTGCTTGCCTACCAAAGCTCAAAATACTTCATCTGACAAGCACGCATCCGATACATCAAAGATGCTAAACGAGGTGGTCATTTCGGGCAATCGTTTTGCCGAGGAACGCCGCAACCTGCCCCAGCAGATTTTGCGTATAGATGCCACCGAAGTAAAAAATACCAATGCACCCACGGCTGCTGAGCTATTGACCGCATCGGGCAAGGTGTTTGTGCAAAAAAGCCAACTTGGGGGCGGAAGCCCTGTTTTGCGTGGCTTTGAAGCGAGCAGAGTTTTACTGGTTTTAGATGGTGTGCGCCTTAATAATGCCATTTACCGCGCCGGCCATTTACAAAACGTATTGCGCATAGACCAAAATCAATTAGACCGCATTGAGGTGGTTTACGGCCCCAGTTCGGTAGCCTACGGTAGCGATGCCTTAGGTGGTGTATTGCATTTTATTACCCGCCGCCCCGCGTTAAACCAAAATGATGGCCTAAAACTCAATGGCCAGGCCTATGCCCGTTACGGAACGGCTGCCAACGAGCTTACAGTAAATGCCAACTTTAATTACGGAGCCAAAAAATGGGCAGGCATTACAAGCGCTACCGTTAGCAGCTTTGACGACTTGCGCCAAGGCAAAAATGCCAATTTTTTATACAAAAATGCCAACGATAGCCTTTGGGCTTGTTATGATTATGCTGCTCGAATTAATGATGTGGATACTACATTGATTAACGATGACCCTTTGCGGCAAATTGCATCCGGATACAAGCAATATAATTTTACGCAAAAATTCCGGATACAGGCCAATGAGCAGATTTCACACAATTTTCAGGTTTATTATAGCACCACTAATAACATACCGCGCTACGACCGCCTAAGCGAACGAAAAGGGGGCCTGCCCCGCCGTGCTGTTTGGTATTACGGACCCGAAAAAGCGCTGCTGGCTAATTACCAATTCAGAGCGGTGCAGGTTGGTTTTGCCGATGAAACTGCATTTACCTTATCATACCAAAACATCAAAGAAAGCAGGCATGACCGCAATTTTAACTCGTCGTTTCAAAATAACAGAAATGAAAACGTGAAAGTAATTTTTGCCGATGCCGATGCTAAAAAAACTTTAGGCACACATACCCTTAGTTTTGGACTTGAAGCCGCTTGGAACGATGTGCGTTCAACTGCTAACAAGGTGCATGTAAAAACCGGCGAAGTACAGCCACAAAGTACCCGTTACCCGTCGGGCGGCAGCCAATACACTTCGGCGGCGGCCTATGCTTTTGACCATTGGCGTTTAAGCGATAACTGGCGTTTACAAGGCGGTCTTAGATACACCATTACCCAAATAAAGGCCAATTTTGACGATACCACTTTTTATAAATTAGATGTGGGTGAGGTAAAACAAAATAATGGCGCGCTTAGTGGTTCGTTGGGTTTGGTGTATAATACCCAAAATGGCTGGCATATTGCCGGACTGTTTTCGACTGGGTTTAGAGTGCCAAATATTGATGATATGGGCAAAGTTTTTGATAGCGAGCCGGGTGCAGTTGTAGTTCCTAATCCGGATATTAAACCCGAATACACTAAAAACTTTGAACTTAACTTGCGTAAAACCATCAACAACAAATTTGATGTCGAAGTTGTAGGATTTTATACTTTGCTCACCAATGCCATTAATACTGCGCCATTTACCTTCAATGGGCAAGATAGTATTATGTACGATGATGTTATGAGTGTGGTAACCGCCAATCAAAACGCGCAAAAGGGTTACGTGTATGGTACCAGTTGGGCTTTGGCTTGGCAGTTTGCTGACCAATGGCGGTTTAATACCATGCTTAGCACCACCTATGGACGGGTAAAACGCAAGGAGGCTACCGATTTTGTGCCACTTGACCACGTTGCACCGTTATTTGGTAAAACCGAAATTAGCTGGAATACACGCGATAAAAAACTTAACACAGCCTTTTATATGCTTTACAACGGATGGAAACATATTGAAGACTATAATCCCTATGGTGAGGACAACGAAGAATCTGCCACCGCCGAGGGTATGCCTGCCTGGATGACGTTTAACTTGCGTGCATCATACCAGTTGTTAAAAGCCTTAGAATTACAAGTAGGCATTGAAAATCTACTCGATACCCGCTACCGCCATTTTGCCTCGGGCATTAGTGCACCCGGACGCAATATAGTGGTATGTTTGCGAACTGACTTTTAA
- a CDS encoding sodium-dependent transporter, giving the protein MTTNSTNNEAWGSRVGLVLAMAGNAVGLGNFLRFPVQAIQNGGGSFIIPYLVCFLLMGIPLLFVEWSMGRYGGKHGHHSTPFILAAMGGKQRLWKYIGVFGIFTNLAVAAYYCYLESWTLGYIYQSVMGEFGGKTAEQVGTMFDGYVSLHNMMPIIFWLLCLLLNTYILSRGLSGGVEVVARIGMPLLIIFGIFLAIKAVMLTPGVDGAVNPGTMGLNFLWTPDLSSIWSPKVWLAAAGQIFFTLSVGMGSIQCYASYVRANDDIALNSMSAGWMNEFVEVVLGSAIIIPISVGYLGIDKVIELTQNGGLGLGFRTLPYLFQQWGPFLALISSVMWFGLLFFAGITSSLAMGTPCMGFMQDEFGWKREPSAWAFGAVVLVLGLPTVLFFNEGVFDEFDYWAGTVSLVVFALFEIILFAWIFGINKGWDELNRGADIKIPEVFKIVIKYITPLFLLAVFVFSLPDLFKKITDFSSPYVVASRLLLLAVFVGVAYLVRVAYYKRLKQGRPITTE; this is encoded by the coding sequence ATGACAACAAACAGTACAAACAACGAAGCATGGGGCAGCAGGGTAGGGCTGGTGCTGGCCATGGCGGGCAATGCCGTAGGTTTAGGTAATTTTTTACGGTTTCCGGTACAGGCCATACAAAACGGCGGCGGCTCTTTTATTATTCCCTATTTAGTGTGTTTTTTACTAATGGGCATCCCGCTTTTATTTGTCGAATGGAGTATGGGGCGTTACGGCGGTAAACATGGTCACCACAGTACCCCATTTATTTTAGCCGCTATGGGGGGCAAACAACGCTTATGGAAATATATAGGTGTTTTTGGCATTTTTACCAATTTGGCCGTGGCAGCTTACTACTGCTACCTCGAAAGCTGGACACTTGGCTATATTTACCAATCAGTTATGGGCGAGTTTGGCGGCAAAACAGCCGAGCAGGTAGGCACTATGTTTGATGGCTATGTAAGTTTGCACAATATGATGCCTATTATCTTTTGGCTTCTTTGCCTGTTACTTAATACCTATATTTTGTCGCGCGGGTTAAGTGGTGGTGTTGAGGTGGTAGCCCGCATTGGAATGCCTTTGCTCATTATATTTGGCATATTTTTGGCCATTAAGGCCGTTATGCTTACACCCGGCGTAGATGGCGCTGTTAACCCCGGCACCATGGGGCTTAACTTTTTATGGACACCCGACCTTAGTAGTATTTGGAGTCCAAAAGTTTGGTTGGCTGCAGCCGGGCAAATATTTTTTACTTTATCAGTAGGCATGGGAAGTATCCAATGTTATGCCTCGTATGTGCGCGCTAACGACGATATTGCCTTAAACTCAATGAGTGCCGGATGGATGAACGAGTTTGTAGAAGTTGTATTGGGCAGCGCAATTATTATCCCTATATCGGTAGGTTATTTGGGTATTGATAAAGTAATTGAATTAACACAAAACGGCGGCTTAGGTCTTGGTTTTCGCACTTTGCCTTATTTGTTCCAGCAATGGGGGCCATTTTTAGCCTTAATATCAAGTGTTATGTGGTTTGGATTGCTGTTTTTTGCCGGCATAACTTCCTCTTTGGCTATGGGTACACCGTGTATGGGATTTATGCAAGACGAGTTTGGCTGGAAACGCGAACCATCTGCCTGGGCGTTTGGGGCGGTAGTGCTTGTATTGGGCTTGCCCACCGTATTGTTTTTTAACGAAGGCGTTTTTGACGAGTTCGACTATTGGGCCGGAACTGTTTCGTTGGTAGTATTTGCGCTCTTCGAAATCATTTTATTTGCCTGGATATTTGGCATCAATAAAGGTTGGGACGAACTTAACCGCGGAGCCGACATAAAAATTCCCGAAGTTTTTAAAATTGTCATAAAATATATTACACCACTATTTTTATTGGCTGTATTTGTATTTAGCTTGCCCGATCTTTTTAAAAAAATAACCGACTTCTCAAGCCCCTACGTAGTAGCTTCGCGCTTATTATTGCTGGCCGTATTTGTTGGTGTAGCTTATTTAGTGCGCGTTGCTTATTATAAACGACTAAAACAAGGAAGACCTATTACAACAGAATAA
- a CDS encoding Crp/Fnr family transcriptional regulator gives MNRFTLIDYLTSNSDLDKETIGQIILNCKSSTFAKNEFLLRAGEFCKHSFFVESGLLRQYSIDDKGKEHIIQFAPESWFVSDRESVYFKQPSSFFIQAIEPTTVYLLDEQLILQLSKTNQSFLEFNNKLLHNHIRHLQKRINSLLGASAEERYLDFIKIYPDLTLRVPQILIASYLGITPESLSRVRKDLATKYFKK, from the coding sequence ATGAACAGATTTACATTAATAGATTATTTGACTTCGAACAGCGACCTTGACAAGGAAACTATTGGACAAATTATTTTAAATTGTAAAAGTTCGACGTTCGCTAAAAATGAATTTCTCTTAAGAGCAGGTGAGTTTTGTAAGCATAGTTTTTTTGTTGAAAGTGGTTTATTGCGGCAATATTCAATAGACGACAAAGGTAAAGAGCACATCATCCAATTTGCACCCGAAAGTTGGTTTGTATCAGACAGAGAGAGTGTTTATTTCAAGCAGCCATCTTCTTTTTTTATACAAGCTATTGAACCGACAACGGTTTACCTACTTGACGAGCAACTTATATTGCAACTTTCAAAGACAAATCAAAGTTTTTTAGAGTTTAACAACAAGCTATTACATAATCATATCAGACATTTACAAAAGAGAATTAATAGCCTTTTAGGGGCAAGTGCCGAAGAACGCTATTTAGATTTTATAAAAATTTATCCCGACCTAACACTTCGCGTGCCACAAATATTAATTGCTTCTTATTTGGGTATTACACCAGAAAGTTTGAGCAGAGTAAGAAAAGATTTGGCAACAAAATATTTCAAAAAATGA
- a CDS encoding ATP-dependent Clp protease adaptor ClpS, with product MNRTLTREHQQEDFDILLNEDQGFWCKLIVHNDEVNTFEWVIQALIEVCKHTVQQAEQATMIIHFKGKFAVKQGDEATLRPMREGLIDRGINATIENFH from the coding sequence ATGAACCGAACCTTAACTCGTGAGCACCAACAAGAAGATTTTGATATTTTACTAAACGAAGACCAGGGTTTTTGGTGCAAACTTATTGTACATAATGATGAAGTAAATACTTTTGAATGGGTTATTCAAGCGCTCATTGAGGTTTGCAAACATACCGTTCAACAGGCAGAACAGGCAACGATGATTATTCATTTTAAAGGTAAATTTGCCGTTAAACAAGGTGACGAGGCTACGTTACGCCCCATGCGGGAGGGCTTGATTGACCGCGGAATTAATGCTACAATTGAAAATTTTCATTAA
- a CDS encoding leucyl/phenylalanyl-tRNA--protein transferase → MPIFRLDKSLAFPDVDWAEDDGLLAVGSDLSPNRLLLAYESGIFPWYQIGNNIYWFAPPERMVLKPSEFLASKSMVQIAKKNQFTIKFDTDFESVIACCRYHQRPQQQGLGSWITKKITNAYTTLYNLGFAHSVEVYNTQTGNLAGGLYGISLGGCFFGESMFSAESNASKYAFIMLCLHLKEWQFLMLDCQIYSAHLASLGAYLIPRSQYMHQLAQGLQTTTLQGSWTNLYNDNLKHDFKHTKLLFNT, encoded by the coding sequence ATGCCTATTTTTAGGCTCGATAAAAGTTTGGCTTTTCCGGATGTTGATTGGGCAGAAGATGATGGGCTTTTGGCTGTAGGCAGCGATTTAAGTCCTAACAGATTGTTATTGGCATACGAATCGGGGATTTTCCCTTGGTATCAAATTGGCAATAATATTTATTGGTTTGCCCCGCCCGAACGAATGGTTTTAAAGCCGTCAGAATTTTTAGCGAGCAAGAGTATGGTTCAAATAGCTAAAAAAAATCAATTTACCATTAAATTTGACACTGATTTTGAATCGGTTATTGCTTGTTGCCGTTACCACCAACGCCCCCAACAGCAGGGCTTGGGCAGTTGGATTACCAAAAAAATTACTAACGCTTACACAACTTTATATAATTTAGGATTTGCGCATTCGGTTGAAGTTTATAATACCCAAACGGGCAATTTGGCTGGGGGTTTGTATGGAATTTCATTAGGAGGCTGTTTTTTTGGTGAGTCGATGTTTAGCGCCGAAAGTAATGCCTCAAAATATGCCTTTATTATGCTGTGCCTACATTTAAAAGAATGGCAATTTTTAATGTTAGATTGCCAGATTTATTCTGCTCATTTAGCCAGTTTGGGTGCCTATCTAATACCTCGTTCGCAATACATGCATCAACTTGCCCAGGGTTTGCAAACAACAACTCTACAAGGTAGCTGGACAAACTTGTATAACGATAACCTTAAACACGATTTTAAACATACAAAACTATTATTTAACACATAA
- the kynU gene encoding kynureninase — MLPAYKFTAQYAQNLDEADALHNYAKLFHIPKQPNGNLVHYFCGNSLGLQPVTTREYIADELTDWANLGVEGHFEGKNPWFYYHHFLTQATANLVGAKPHEVVVMNALTVNLHLLMASFYRPTPQRYKIIIESPAFPSDKYAVASQAAFHGFDPHDAVIEIQPLPGENTLTTQQICATINQHKDTVALVLFGAVNYYTGQWFEMEKITQAAHAAGAYAGWDCAHATGNVPLLLNQWGVDFAAWCGYKYLNSGPGGVSGVFVHEKHGLNTQNPLPRFAGWWGNDEKQRFTMPPNFEPQAGAAGWQLSNAPVLPMAAHRAALEIFDRAGIENLRTKSIQLTNYLDFCIAQINAQYPSNLPPPLQIITPNDTAQRGCQLSILTQPDYGRQLFDYLTQQGIIADWRQPNVIRVAPVPLYNTFADVYALANALQNGLRQFHKTI; from the coding sequence ATGTTGCCAGCTTATAAATTTACAGCTCAATACGCCCAAAACTTAGACGAAGCCGACGCACTGCACAATTACGCCAAATTATTTCATATACCCAAGCAGCCGAATGGCAATTTGGTGCATTATTTTTGTGGCAACTCATTAGGATTACAACCCGTTACCACCCGCGAATATATTGCAGATGAGCTTACTGATTGGGCAAATTTAGGTGTTGAAGGCCATTTTGAAGGTAAAAATCCATGGTTTTATTACCATCATTTTTTAACCCAGGCTACTGCAAACTTAGTGGGTGCAAAACCTCACGAGGTGGTAGTAATGAACGCCTTAACCGTAAATTTACATTTGTTGATGGCCAGTTTTTACCGCCCAACACCCCAGCGATATAAAATTATTATTGAGTCGCCCGCCTTCCCTTCCGATAAATATGCCGTTGCCAGCCAGGCAGCCTTTCATGGTTTTGACCCCCATGATGCCGTTATAGAAATACAACCCCTGCCCGGAGAAAACACACTTACAACCCAACAAATTTGTGCTACTATCAATCAACATAAAGATACGGTGGCCTTAGTATTGTTTGGTGCTGTTAATTATTATACAGGGCAATGGTTTGAGATGGAAAAAATTACGCAGGCTGCCCACGCAGCAGGGGCTTATGCCGGATGGGATTGCGCCCACGCTACAGGAAATGTACCACTTTTGTTAAACCAATGGGGTGTAGATTTTGCCGCTTGGTGTGGTTACAAATACTTAAACAGTGGACCCGGAGGCGTTAGCGGCGTTTTTGTTCACGAAAAACATGGCTTAAACACACAAAATCCCTTGCCCCGCTTTGCCGGATGGTGGGGAAACGATGAAAAGCAACGCTTTACCATGCCCCCAAACTTTGAACCCCAAGCCGGTGCCGCCGGATGGCAATTAAGCAATGCCCCAGTTTTGCCCATGGCTGCTCACCGCGCCGCCCTCGAAATTTTTGACCGCGCGGGCATCGAAAACCTACGAACAAAAAGTATTCAACTAACAAATTATTTAGACTTTTGTATTGCTCAAATTAACGCCCAGTACCCAAGTAATTTGCCGCCGCCTTTACAAATAATAACCCCCAATGATACTGCACAACGAGGCTGCCAACTGTCAATACTAACACAACCTGACTATGGCCGCCAACTATTCGATTACCTAACCCAACAAGGCATAATTGCCGATTGGCGACAACCAAATGTAATTCGGGTTGCACCAGTACCACTTTACAATACTTTTGCCGATGTTTATGCCTTGGCAAATGCTTTGCAAAACGGGCTACGCCAATTCCATAAAACCATTTAA
- a CDS encoding right-handed parallel beta-helix repeat-containing protein has product MKHSLLPILLLFSLLTLVGINNHQAFGAIYYCSPSGNDNTGNGSLSKPYRNVERALQDMTAGDELQLRDGNYESDEIRIELNNITIKSYPGEWAVITAPTDIEDASSCIWYNEPDVQGGLLENLEIVGGYYYGIKFETNWDWGLGVQYGVRNITIRNCVIHDTGRDCLKITPGCDQIHILNCTIYNSGIGPSNLPQNGGPNAEGIDNVNGSNMIVRNSYFYNISTNGLYAKGGAKNALIEGNLLMDIGEGGIFVGFDCDAEWFDTKTNPNYHDCIDCIVRNNMVVNTGGAGLGFWGSQNSSAYNNTIITKSELYHAPLYFTAASIWVSDTYTATPANNNVKVFNNIFIDQSGTGDEDYTAEVRENSLSGNTEISNNIYFKKAGAASFQYNGNWPAYTFNEWKTLNFDTNGYETDPALNAQYHLSNSSPAIDKGLAVPGSTTNDYDGNTRDNLPDIGADEYGAGVPLPIKPLVKAGTGSNLEVGYGAVYPKTTAENMLKITQLADKYVKINSKHPIKIVHLYNAMGQLVGKVNANNLLEINLPLKPSANQINIQSGQYVVVCNLANGQVISKKQVLLF; this is encoded by the coding sequence ATGAAACATAGTCTGCTTCCAATACTATTACTATTTTCTTTACTTACTTTAGTTGGCATCAATAACCATCAAGCTTTTGGTGCAATATATTACTGCTCGCCATCGGGCAACGACAATACCGGCAATGGCAGTCTTAGTAAACCTTACCGCAACGTTGAACGAGCGCTGCAAGATATGACCGCCGGAGACGAACTGCAATTGCGCGATGGCAATTACGAAAGCGACGAGATTAGAATTGAGCTAAACAATATTACCATAAAAAGTTATCCCGGAGAATGGGCTGTGATTACCGCCCCAACTGATATTGAAGACGCTTCATCGTGTATATGGTACAACGAACCCGATGTGCAAGGCGGATTGCTTGAAAACCTCGAAATTGTAGGTGGTTATTATTATGGTATTAAATTTGAAACCAACTGGGACTGGGGCTTAGGTGTACAATATGGGGTGCGCAATATTACTATCCGGAATTGCGTGATACACGACACAGGGCGCGACTGCCTTAAAATTACCCCCGGCTGCGACCAAATCCACATCTTAAATTGCACCATTTACAACTCGGGGATTGGCCCCAGTAATTTACCGCAAAACGGAGGCCCTAATGCCGAAGGTATAGACAACGTAAACGGCAGCAATATGATTGTACGGAATAGTTATTTTTACAATATTAGCACCAACGGTTTATACGCTAAAGGCGGCGCAAAAAATGCCCTTATTGAAGGTAATTTGTTAATGGATATTGGCGAAGGTGGCATTTTTGTAGGCTTTGATTGCGATGCCGAATGGTTTGATACAAAAACAAACCCTAATTACCACGATTGTATTGATTGCATTGTGCGCAATAATATGGTTGTAAATACCGGTGGCGCCGGATTGGGCTTTTGGGGTTCGCAAAACAGTAGTGCCTATAACAACACAATTATTACAAAATCGGAATTGTACCACGCGCCGCTTTATTTTACAGCAGCAAGTATTTGGGTAAGCGACACCTATACAGCTACCCCTGCCAATAATAACGTAAAGGTGTTTAACAATATTTTTATTGACCAATCGGGAACGGGTGATGAAGATTATACCGCAGAGGTGCGCGAAAATTCTTTATCCGGAAATACTGAAATTAGCAATAACATATATTTCAAAAAAGCCGGAGCTGCCAGTTTTCAGTATAATGGCAATTGGCCGGCCTACACTTTTAATGAATGGAAAACTTTAAACTTCGATACCAACGGCTACGAAACCGACCCTGCCTTAAACGCCCAATACCATTTAAGCAACAGTAGCCCAGCTATTGACAAAGGTTTGGCTGTACCCGGCAGCACCACAAACGACTACGATGGCAATACCCGCGATAATCTTCCGGATATTGGTGCTGACGAGTATGGCGCGGGTGTGCCTTTGCCCATAAAACCGTTGGTAAAAGCGGGCACCGGCTCAAATTTAGAAGTAGGTTATGGCGCTGTTTACCCAAAAACAACAGCAGAAAACATGCTTAAAATTACTCAATTAGCTGATAAGTACGTAAAAATAAACAGCAAACACCCAATAAAAATAGTGCACTTATACAATGCGATGGGGCAATTAGTAGGTAAAGTAAATGCAAACAACCTGCTTGAAATTAATTTGCCGCTAAAACCGAGTGCTAACCAAATTAATATTCAAAGCGGGCAATATGTTGTGGTTTGTAATTTGGCAAACGGGCAAGTAATAAGCAAAAAACAGGTTTTATTGTTTTAA
- a CDS encoding ABC transporter permease: MFFGKKQTKRIEQALQQQKPTDQSFGANVKRQFRKNKLAVWSLRFFYVLICIAIFADFIANERPIICKLDGQIHFPVLKQYAVNLGITAWDEKFVVKCWDEHNYDWAWFALIPYSATTLDKKNRDFVSPFGKQDLKSWRWRHWIGTDELGRDVAAGMIAGTRIAMMVGIVAMSIATLIGVILGAMAGYFGDTRFAVSRVRIILTLLGIFIGFFYGFIARGNAFTDGFFSAILSGFFIFIACIALANLIVVPLKKIPVLAKKIPIAIDILVMRLIEVLNAIPGLLLILSIVALTKPSIFNVMIIIGLISWTSIARFMRAELLRVRSLEYIEAAQAMGFPELRIILRHAIPNALTPVLITIAFGIASAILTEAFLSFLGIGVAAEEVTWGSLLNLARANFKAWWLALFPGLAIFFTVTIFNLIGEGLTDALDPRLKQ, from the coding sequence ATGTTCTTCGGAAAAAAACAAACCAAGCGTATCGAGCAAGCCCTGCAGCAACAAAAACCTACTGATCAAAGTTTTGGGGCGAATGTAAAAAGGCAGTTCCGCAAAAATAAATTAGCCGTTTGGTCACTGCGGTTTTTTTATGTGTTAATTTGTATCGCCATTTTTGCCGACTTTATTGCCAACGAGCGTCCTATTATTTGCAAATTAGATGGGCAAATACATTTTCCGGTGCTTAAACAATATGCCGTAAATTTGGGCATAACCGCTTGGGATGAAAAATTTGTTGTAAAGTGCTGGGACGAACATAATTATGACTGGGCTTGGTTTGCCCTTATTCCTTATTCGGCTACCACTTTAGACAAAAAAAACCGCGATTTTGTTAGTCCGTTTGGCAAACAAGACCTAAAATCGTGGCGTTGGCGGCATTGGATAGGCACCGACGAACTTGGGCGCGATGTTGCCGCCGGAATGATTGCAGGCACTCGTATTGCAATGATGGTAGGTATTGTTGCTATGTCTATCGCAACTTTAATTGGGGTAATTTTAGGTGCTATGGCGGGGTATTTTGGCGATACTCGGTTTGCTGTTTCGCGCGTTCGTATAATTTTGACTTTGTTGGGTATATTCATCGGTTTTTTTTATGGCTTTATTGCCCGCGGAAACGCTTTTACCGATGGTTTTTTTAGTGCAATTTTATCCGGATTTTTTATTTTTATTGCTTGTATTGCGCTTGCCAATTTGATTGTCGTTCCGCTAAAAAAAATACCCGTTCTTGCTAAAAAAATACCTATTGCCATCGATATTTTAGTGATGCGCCTCATTGAAGTTTTAAATGCCATCCCCGGATTATTGCTCATTTTGTCTATCGTTGCCTTAACCAAGCCTTCTATTTTTAACGTTATGATTATTATTGGTTTAATTTCGTGGACAAGTATTGCCCGTTTTATGCGTGCCGAATTGCTGCGCGTGCGCAGTTTAGAGTATATAGAAGCGGCGCAGGCAATGGGTTTTCCGGAGTTGCGCATAATTTTGCGCCATGCTATACCCAATGCCTTAACGCCCGTATTAATTACAATTGCTTTTGGTATTGCCTCGGCCATTTTAACCGAAGCATTTTTGTCGTTTTTGGGTATAGGCGTTGCCGCCGAAGAAGTTACATGGGGGTCGTTGTTAAATTTAGCCCGAGCCAATTTTAAAGCATGGTGGTTGGCATTATTCCCCGGATTAGCTATATTTTTTACGGTAACTATTTTTAATCTCATAGGCGAGGGGCTAACCGACGCCCTTGACCCGCGCTTAAAACAATAA